CcatttactattaaaatatgAGGTTGTATAATGGCACTGACACACTTTTTCGATGCAAAATCTGTGTAGTTTAGGTTCATTAGACGGACAATATAGTAGGTGCGACAACTTTTGACTGACTAACCAATAAACGCACCTTCTTATTGTTTTTTCAGTCAATACTGCGTCTCCCGGCGCGACTAGGGTCGGAGCGGCGGCGCAGCTCGAGCGTGCGGCCGCCGAGCATGGCCGACGACAAGGACACGCGGCGCCGGCGCAGGCTGTCCGAGCTCGCGGGCGGCGTGTTCTACAGCGACGCCGGGCTCGTCTACGGACACGACAATCTCGCgctcgcgcacgcgcacgccgcTAAAGAGCCGGAGGATTACAACCCGAACTATTCCCCTTAAAATCACAGATAAACCCATTGATTGAATTTGCTTCCATTTTCTATAGGAACGTCAGTGTGAATGTCGCCTGTCGAGACCTTCAATTTTGTaagctaatattattaattatataaattgcGCATCTATATTTATATCGACCTTTAAAATAGGATATAACTGCACCCTGATTCTTATTTGTTGTGTAGATAGCTAATTAAATTAAGCCCTATATTTGAATACTAGTAACTTATGTTTTCTTCTGATATCCAGAATTAGGAAGATTATACTGACActgaatatttaaattaagtatttatttattttatatatcttaCAAGTCTTACAACCAATTAGAAATACCTCAAACAAAAGTCAGGTGTTCTCAGGACGAAtacgatttttaataaaatttgtctgtctttatttatttacgtctCCGGCTAATCATGATTctattaaaagtacctacgtgCAGTCGATAAAGTATGCGTGAAATTAATTTTACCGTCTGTAGTACTCTAATCTCAGACACCCGGccataataatttatgtagtaTTTAGAGGCATATTTGTGGTTTAATATCACCAATACCTACCAACAATAACGCACCTTTTTTTAACCACATCAGTGGTAAATAAGCGTATAGCACGAAATATGGTAAGGAGTTACCATAGCCTATGCCCTAAGCCTATGGCACATTAGTATTAATAAGAATTTACCTTTTGAGCGCCACTTCTCATATCCAACAACTTCACGCCGACTTTAACACAAGCTAGCAAACCAGCAAAACGAATAGGCGAAAATCATATGCGTTTGTATGAGATAGACGTGCTGAGTGGCTGAGTGTTCGTGGATCACAGTCGCTAAAGACAGTATGAGAATTCGATTTATCTTAAAATGAAGATCGACTGACTCACAGCGGCGCACGGCACATATTACAAACGTTTAGttagtttaaatgtaaaaatagtaaagaaaaacgtattttatatttcgtttcattttaattttaatcacgACATAATTGATAACATAAACAtgggaatatttaaaaaattctaaataattatgtctGGATaccgtaggtaggtatacaatgTAGATTCGACTTATCATCACATCACTTACTTTGAGAGGCTTGTTTTGTAAAATGCTGGCGTTATGAAGTACTAAACTGCCTTCCATTTTTAGTcagaaaaatgcaaataaaatatttacagctGTAAAAAATCTAATCTGATGTTAAGTCATTGCCACAATGATTTCATCTATACTCTTGGCAGACAGAATTTCATCTTTCACACGCCAATACTGTCTTTATCACACTAATTATAGTCGGAAATACATTGGTAACATTGATAAGTCAACAGTTGCcagaattaatttataaataataatatttatattaaaataataacgtaaCATAAAAGTATGCGTAAAATTGTCGATATTTCTATTTGATTTACAGCGtacttaatgtaaaataaatttgtgtATTTTCACGACAGTAAGTCTGGTTGTTGTAATGTCTGTTGGTGGTGTATTTCTTGCATCGTGGAGACAGGCAGTGTTGCACTGACCGTGATTGAAGGCATCCCTGGTAACGACACGGGCGTAACTACTGGCAGCCCACTCGACATCGGCGGCGGTTGAACGGGCGCAAAGGTACTCATATCAAACGTTGGGACTAAGTTTGGAGCCGTTTGAGGGATGGGAACTGGTGGGGGCACTTGTGACTGAGTGTAGTTAGGCATCATCGGTATGTAAGGCTGGGGCTGGTTCATGGGAATCCCGGGCAAGCTCGGCAATGGCGCGGGGGGTTGCATGTTTGACACTGACGGTATGCTCCCCAAATTCGTTAAAGTTGTGTCAGCCAAGTCtgtaaatttacatttttggtatgtatcataatttatttatacataattattcttGGATATTTAATTTGAAACCTTCTATTTCTATAATACTTCaatattctattttttattttatttttacaaacacAGAACTCAGATCAATGAGTGTTAACACAGGAATCCCTTCAAGTATCAACCTTATAGCCTATGCAAGAAGATACTAAATGTAATACCAATTTCTGGACAATTGAATCACCTAAACTAGATCTAAAATAGTATGTATAATTTATACTCACTACTAGAATAGGCAGCCATATTAGAAACCATTGAGTGAGCTTGAGAAGTTGGGTAGTGCTGTAGTAATGGCTGTTGACTCAGCTGCTCATGCTGATTGCTTGGTGGTGCATTGCTGGCAGGAAAGCTCCCAGGGTTAACCATTGGAACTCCAGACAAGAACGGTGGTGGTGACACACTTGGCACACCTGCAGAAGCTTGAGGTGCTCTCATCAAAGGAGTCTTGTCTTCATTTAGGTTCAAATTTTGTATGTCAGAAACCAAGTTACTTTGGATTTCGGGAGATTGTAATGGAACCTATAACgtaataaaaatcatattttaataccaaaataataaaagaatagCCCGATGTTACCTACATttcattgtaattttttgtggcATGTAAATCTTTTTTGGTGCTATAAGTATTACCTATTAAGAGTAGGACTTGAGTGAATCAAATACTTTTCTCATTGTTATTTTGTCCTTTTAGCCAACAACAATACATGGTTGGTAGCAGAAGTGTAACAGAGGACAACCAAATAACcatgtaaagaagtaaaaacaaaaagtttATCCACACACTTATAGGCCTTATAGTACAGTCAAGAACAAATAACTACTGCTGAATGTGTAGTAAATCTAAACAGAAGTTACAATAGGAGTAGCTGGAACAGGAGCTCTCACCTTAGGGGTATTGGTGTATGGTGTTTGACTTGGTGCCACAGGGGCACTTCTAATTGGGATTCTGTGCAAATAGCCATAACCTATACCACAACCAAGACTACCTTCACCCCCCCAGCTCAAGTTGGGGGTGATGAGCACCTCACGGCATGTGTCATCATTAATATTGTACACATACAACTTCAGGGCCCTTCCCTCGTGAGCTTCTATAAGGGTGAATAGGTCTTCGCTTTCATGCATGATTGAATCAGCTCCAATTATATAATCAGAGAATGGCCTTAATCCTGCTAACTCTGCTGGTGATGATGGATGTACTTCCTACAAAACACAAACCAATATAAAAAGTATACTAACATTATAGCCAAATTATGGTTACTACCTATCAAacattaattaggtacttaccaaAACATGCCACACATTCTCATTGGCTCCTTCAAAAGAACAGAACCTTATACTGACACCAAGTAGCCCCTGGCCACCCCAGTCTGCTCTAGGCTGTATCATTATCTCTCTCACGGATTGGCTTTTACTGCTGTATACCATCATTTTTATTGTGCATCCAACATTTTTCTTAAGTAATTCCTTTAAAGTGTCATTGTCCTGATCTAATCGAACATTTTCTATTGCAACTATAAAATCGAAAAACGCTTCAAGTCCGGCGATTTGACCTGGAGAGCCATCCTGAACCTACATAATCAAAACATTGACGTGTTAAAATTTGATGAACGCATCGAAATGTAAGCAATACCAAGGCAATAATCGGTACCAACCCGTAAAACATGATACCCTTCCGAGCCGCCTCCTGGAACTTCAGTGCTTTGGGAAGAACCCATAACATTAGTTTATTAAAGACAAGataaaaacttaatactataatttattacaaacgAATGACAGGAAATACAAGTACAACTATGAGAAATTGAGAATATGACTTGACTTTGACAACCAATTGACAGTTGACTATATTACGTGGCAGTTGGCACAACCGTAAATTGGAACGTTTGCAAAGTTgtgtgtatggatggtatagaaaggacgccaatctcttatggcagaattgttgcaaaagtggccgctttcagctttaaataatagttcccaatctctccggtggcgctagttaggctctgggacatgagtataacatgaaccatatttcggtgtatggtggcgccgcctaattactgttttttgatgggcacttttcatgcatagagatttggctcctttatatagtctccatggttgtGTGGTTGAAGAAGAGTCCAGATGGGATGATCATATCGACCGGTTTGATGTGAAAagaaattggcgtcaatctccAATGTTAGATTTatggtaaagcctgaccaggaatatatgatcattgtcaagagggcgctattattctcatttatatggcaacagttcagtatagtctgaacaatgtggattggcaactcgtttgacttacatctacttttattcaccgtaatcaaaatcagaacccatATACTTATTTggtctacacttttttttatagacgGTATTTTTTTTCCGTATAtaattcatgtattttcttacgtatcaccacataggtcaaaatcatctaattgcatcttcttttttttttggtttgcataaaacctcaggaggtacaaccttctctcgtaatccgcgttatcgatgcctccgatttacctagaaatttatataaatttacatatatttaatttagccGTTACATACCAGATGGTGTGactattagccacaccatcagctcagctcagctctatagctgaaaaaatattttgtctaTCATGTTACTC
This genomic stretch from Cydia strobilella chromosome 6, ilCydStro3.1, whole genome shotgun sequence harbors:
- the LOC134742094 gene encoding Golgi reassembly-stacking protein 2, producing the protein MGSSQSTEVPGGGSEGYHVLRVQDGSPGQIAGLEAFFDFIVAIENVRLDQDNDTLKELLKKNVGCTIKMMVYSSKSQSVREIMIQPRADWGGQGLLGVSIRFCSFEGANENVWHVLEVHPSSPAELAGLRPFSDYIIGADSIMHESEDLFTLIEAHEGRALKLYVYNINDDTCREVLITPNLSWGGEGSLGCGIGYGYLHRIPIRSAPVAPSQTPYTNTPKVPLQSPEIQSNLVSDIQNLNLNEDKTPLMRAPQASAGVPSVSPPPFLSGVPMVNPGSFPASNAPPSNQHEQLSQQPLLQHYPTSQAHSMVSNMAAYSSNLADTTLTNLGSIPSVSNMQPPAPLPSLPGIPMNQPQPYIPMMPNYTQSQVPPPVPIPQTAPNLVPTFDMSTFAPVQPPPMSSGLPVVTPVSLPGMPSITVSATLPVSTMQEIHHQQTLQQPDLLS